The Mycobacterium paragordonae genome includes a region encoding these proteins:
- a CDS encoding SIMPL domain-containing protein — MPIAIRPRSLMAAAAAGMALLVLSACDSHNAAPSPSTNPRQVTVVGSGQVQGVPDTLTANVAIEFTAADVTTAMNQTNERQQAVINALVGAGLDRKDIRTTNVSLQPQYATPEPAGTATIAGYRADNGIEIKIHPTDAASKLLAVVVSTGGDATRINSVNYSIADDSQLVKDARARAFDDAKNRAQQYAQLSGLSLGKVLSISESGGTQPAPGPQPAPRAAMAPLEPGQQTVSFSVTAVWELN; from the coding sequence ATGCCGATCGCAATCCGCCCCCGCAGCTTGATGGCCGCAGCCGCCGCCGGCATGGCTCTCCTCGTGTTGTCGGCCTGCGACTCACACAACGCGGCACCGTCCCCCTCGACCAACCCGCGTCAAGTGACCGTCGTCGGATCGGGGCAGGTGCAGGGCGTCCCGGACACCTTGACCGCGAACGTCGCCATCGAATTCACCGCGGCAGACGTCACGACGGCGATGAACCAGACCAATGAGCGCCAGCAAGCGGTGATCAACGCGCTGGTCGGAGCCGGCCTGGACCGCAAGGACATCCGCACCACGAACGTCAGTCTGCAGCCGCAGTACGCCACGCCCGAGCCGGCCGGAACCGCCACCATCGCCGGCTACCGCGCTGACAACGGAATCGAGATCAAGATCCACCCGACGGATGCCGCGTCGAAGCTGCTGGCCGTGGTCGTAAGCACGGGTGGCGACGCCACCCGGATAAACAGCGTCAACTACTCGATCGCCGACGACTCGCAGCTGGTCAAGGACGCGCGGGCGCGGGCCTTCGACGACGCGAAGAACCGGGCCCAGCAGTACGCCCAGCTGTCCGGCCTCAGCCTGGGCAAGGTGCTGTCCATTTCGGAGTCGGGCGGGACCCAGCCGGCTCCGGGCCCACAACCGGCGCCGCGCGCGGCGATGGCGCCACTCGAACCCGGTCAGCAGACGGTCAGCTTCTCGGTGACCGCGGTGTGGGAGCTGAACTAG
- a CDS encoding enoyl-CoA hydratase/isomerase family protein, with amino-acid sequence MTRYETLDFAQDGPVTRIALNRPDAANSINDVLARELMDAASRCDVAETKVVLLTGKGRFFCAGGDLQAMARSPLGAGRFVKGLADDLHRAISTFARMDAVLIVAVNGAAAGAGFSLALIGDLVVAAESASFTMAYTKAGLSPDGSSSYYLPRLVGVRRAQELMLTNRRLSAADAAQWGLVTEVVPDDTLAERAEALTVQMSTAARLSSSSVRKLLLMSFSNGLEEQMEIEGRMIAACAGSADGQEGIDAFLNKRRPEFA; translated from the coding sequence ATGACCCGCTACGAGACCCTCGACTTCGCCCAAGACGGGCCTGTGACCCGAATTGCACTCAACCGGCCGGACGCGGCGAACAGCATCAACGACGTGCTGGCCCGCGAGTTGATGGATGCGGCGAGCCGGTGCGATGTCGCCGAGACGAAGGTCGTGCTGCTCACCGGGAAGGGCCGGTTCTTCTGCGCCGGCGGCGATTTGCAGGCGATGGCGCGCTCGCCGCTGGGCGCGGGCCGCTTCGTGAAGGGCCTCGCCGACGACCTGCACCGGGCGATCTCGACGTTCGCCCGCATGGATGCCGTCTTGATCGTCGCGGTCAACGGCGCGGCGGCCGGGGCCGGATTCAGTCTCGCGCTCATCGGCGATCTCGTGGTGGCCGCCGAATCGGCATCCTTCACGATGGCCTACACCAAAGCGGGGCTGAGCCCCGACGGCAGTTCCTCGTACTACCTGCCGCGACTGGTGGGCGTGCGGCGCGCGCAGGAGCTGATGTTGACCAACCGGCGGCTTTCGGCCGCTGATGCGGCGCAGTGGGGACTGGTCACCGAGGTCGTGCCCGACGACACGCTGGCCGAGCGCGCCGAAGCACTGACCGTCCAGATGAGCACTGCGGCAAGGCTTTCCAGTTCATCGGTGCGAAAGCTGCTGCTGATGAGTTTCAGCAACGGCCTGGAAGAACAGATGGAGATCGAAGGCCGGATGATCGCGGCATGCGCCGGCAGCGCCGACGGCCAGGAGGGCATCGACGCGTTCCTCAACAAACGCCGACCCGAGTTCGCCTAG
- a CDS encoding inorganic diphosphatase, giving the protein MQFDVTIEIPKGQRNKYEIDHETGRVRLDRYLHTPMAYPADYGFIEDTLGEDGDPLDALVLLPQPVFPGVLIEVRPVAMFRMVDEKGGDDKVLCVPAGDHRWDHVQDITDVPQYELDDIKHFFEHYKDNEPGKFVKAADWVGRDEAEAEVQRSVERFQAEGH; this is encoded by the coding sequence GTGCAATTCGACGTGACCATCGAAATCCCCAAGGGCCAGCGCAACAAGTACGAGATCGATCACGAGACCGGTCGCGTGCGCCTGGACCGCTACCTCCACACCCCGATGGCCTACCCGGCCGACTACGGCTTCATCGAGGACACGCTCGGTGAGGACGGGGACCCGCTGGACGCGCTGGTGCTGCTGCCCCAACCGGTGTTCCCCGGCGTGCTGATCGAGGTGCGGCCGGTGGCGATGTTCCGGATGGTCGACGAGAAGGGCGGCGACGACAAGGTGCTGTGCGTGCCGGCCGGTGACCACCGGTGGGACCACGTCCAGGACATCACCGACGTCCCCCAGTACGAGCTGGACGACATCAAGCACTTCTTCGAGCACTACAAGGACAACGAGCCGGGCAAGTTCGTCAAGGCCGCCGACTGGGTCGGCCGGGACGAGGCCGAGGCCGAGGTGCAGCGGTCGGTGGAGCGGTTCCAGGCCGAAGGGCACTGA
- a CDS encoding PPE family protein, producing MIDFAALPPEINSALMYAGAGSGPMLAAAAAWDALAGELQAVAASYGAVVVSLTDGPWQGPSAASMAAAATPQIAWLNGAAEQAAQAGSQAAAAASAYEAAFLATVPPPVVEANRALQAVLLATNFLGQNTAAIAATEAQYLEMWAQDAAAMYGYSGASAAATQLPPLTPQYVATSLSGLGSQVNAQFNALNSAAAAAGLHEIPKALSQLAGVTNTPPWLANPQAALGLTGHTWNATGDGIVLNGMVGDVVEGLTGSATVDASTAFDTYIRMVSPFRLTSTAMKDIDGLFHSAFPAASKAAEGAAKAAEGAAAAIAPTFGSGLGNALGGIAGAAGNAAKVGAVSVPASWVSTPAANPITVALNGVGGAAAAEPATAAFGGLPMAPGAGTGRSVANFATPRYGFKPTVVVQPPSGG from the coding sequence ATGATTGATTTCGCAGCTCTGCCGCCGGAGATCAATTCGGCGCTGATGTATGCCGGCGCGGGTTCGGGACCGATGTTGGCCGCCGCTGCCGCTTGGGACGCGCTGGCCGGCGAATTGCAGGCCGTTGCGGCCTCGTACGGAGCGGTAGTCGTCAGCCTGACCGACGGGCCCTGGCAGGGGCCGTCCGCCGCGTCCATGGCGGCCGCCGCCACGCCACAGATCGCGTGGCTCAACGGAGCCGCCGAGCAGGCCGCGCAAGCGGGCTCGCAGGCCGCCGCCGCGGCGAGCGCCTATGAGGCTGCCTTCCTGGCAACCGTGCCCCCGCCGGTCGTCGAGGCCAACCGGGCGCTGCAGGCCGTGCTGTTGGCGACCAACTTCTTGGGCCAGAACACCGCGGCCATCGCGGCCACGGAGGCGCAGTACCTGGAAATGTGGGCACAGGACGCAGCTGCGATGTACGGGTATTCGGGTGCATCGGCGGCTGCGACGCAATTGCCGCCGCTGACCCCGCAGTACGTCGCCACCAGCCTGTCCGGCCTGGGCTCCCAGGTCAACGCGCAGTTCAATGCCCTCAACTCGGCCGCCGCGGCAGCGGGATTGCACGAAATCCCGAAGGCTCTCAGCCAGCTGGCCGGCGTGACGAATACCCCACCCTGGCTCGCCAACCCGCAGGCGGCGCTGGGTCTGACCGGGCACACCTGGAACGCCACCGGTGACGGGATCGTCCTCAACGGGATGGTGGGTGACGTGGTGGAGGGCCTCACCGGATCGGCGACGGTAGATGCCAGCACCGCCTTCGACACCTACATCCGAATGGTTTCGCCCTTCCGTCTGACCTCCACCGCGATGAAAGACATCGACGGCCTCTTTCACAGTGCGTTCCCCGCGGCTTCGAAGGCCGCTGAGGGCGCCGCCAAGGCGGCCGAGGGCGCGGCGGCGGCCATTGCGCCCACCTTCGGCAGTGGCCTGGGCAACGCACTGGGCGGAATTGCCGGCGCGGCCGGCAACGCGGCCAAGGTCGGCGCGGTCTCGGTTCCGGCCAGCTGGGTCAGCACGCCTGCCGCCAACCCGATCACGGTGGCGCTCAACGGCGTCGGCGGTGCAGCGGCGGCCGAGCCCGCTACGGCCGCGTTCGGCGGTCTGCCGATGGCGCCGGGCGCCGGCACGGGCCGCAGCGTGGCCAACTTCGCCACCCCGCGTTACGGATTCAAGCCGACCGTGGTGGTGCAGCCTCCATCCGGGGGATAG
- a CDS encoding glycosyltransferase family 2 protein, with the protein MALKMDYSDAWIIVPAFNEATVIGEVVAELRTVFEHVVCVDDGSADGTGDIARQAGAFLVRHPINLGQGAAIQTGVEYARNQPGAKVFATFDADGQHRVKDVTRMIDRLNQGDVDIVIGTRFGQQVANRPPFLKRMVLQTAARLSRRGRRLGLTDTNNGLRVFNKTVADGMNITMSGMSHATEIVMMIAENHWRVAEVPVEVLYTEYSKSKGQPLLNGVNIIFDGFLRGRMRR; encoded by the coding sequence ATGGCCCTGAAAATGGATTACTCCGACGCCTGGATCATCGTCCCCGCCTTCAACGAAGCCACCGTCATCGGCGAGGTCGTCGCCGAACTGCGAACCGTCTTCGAGCATGTCGTGTGCGTGGACGACGGCAGCGCGGACGGCACCGGCGACATCGCACGTCAGGCCGGTGCGTTCCTGGTACGTCATCCCATCAACCTGGGCCAGGGGGCGGCGATCCAGACCGGCGTCGAGTATGCGCGAAACCAGCCGGGCGCCAAGGTGTTCGCCACCTTCGACGCCGACGGCCAGCACCGCGTCAAAGACGTGACCAGGATGATCGACCGGCTGAACCAGGGCGACGTCGACATCGTGATCGGCACCCGATTCGGCCAGCAGGTCGCCAACCGGCCGCCATTCCTCAAGCGCATGGTGCTGCAGACGGCCGCGCGGCTGAGCCGCCGCGGTCGCAGGCTCGGTCTGACCGACACCAACAACGGCCTGCGGGTGTTCAATAAGACCGTCGCCGACGGCATGAACATCACCATGAGCGGCATGAGTCACGCCACCGAGATCGTCATGATGATCGCCGAAAACCATTGGCGGGTAGCCGAAGTGCCGGTCGAGGTGCTCTACACCGAATACTCGAAGTCGAAGGGACAGCCGTTGCTCAACGGCGTCAACATCATCTTCGACGGATTCCTGCGAGGGAGAATGCGCAGATGA
- the dacB gene encoding D-alanyl-D-alanine carboxypeptidase/D-alanyl-D-alanine endopeptidase — protein MGPKRWRKSTHVLVGLVVLAFVAAVVAAAVLFTTGGHGAGGARSPVPPPRPPTVKAGVSPVADNAQAPSAGGVTAALAPAVADPNLGRLGGRITDAMTGKELWRQLDDLPMVPASTNKVLTAAAALLTLDRQARISTRVVAAGQAAQGPVVLVGAGDPTLSAAPPGVETWYRGAARISDLVEQVHRSGMTPTAVQVDTSAFSGPGLAPGWDPADIDNGDVAPIESAMIDAGRIQPTTVNSRRSKTPALDAGRQLAIALGLDPAQVTIGSAPAGARQLAVVQSAPLIQRLSQMMNASDNVMAECIGREVAAAINRPQSFTGAVDAVTSRLNTAHVDTGGAALVDSSGLSVNDRLTARTLDGVMQAAAGPDQPSLRALLDLLPIAGGSGTLGERFLDRSTTQGPAGWLRAKTGSLTAVNSLVGVLNDASGRVLTFAFISNDAGPNGRNAMDALATKLWFCGCAT, from the coding sequence ATGGGCCCCAAACGCTGGCGCAAGTCCACCCACGTGCTGGTTGGGCTGGTGGTGCTCGCGTTCGTCGCGGCCGTCGTGGCGGCCGCCGTGCTCTTCACCACCGGCGGGCACGGTGCCGGCGGGGCGCGGTCTCCGGTTCCGCCGCCGCGGCCGCCGACGGTCAAGGCGGGGGTGAGTCCCGTCGCCGACAATGCTCAAGCACCCAGCGCCGGCGGAGTGACAGCAGCGCTGGCCCCCGCCGTCGCCGATCCCAACCTGGGCAGGCTGGGCGGCCGGATCACCGACGCGATGACCGGCAAGGAACTGTGGCGGCAGCTCGACGACCTCCCGATGGTGCCGGCGTCGACGAATAAGGTGCTGACCGCGGCGGCGGCCCTGCTCACCCTGGACCGGCAGGCCCGGATCAGCACCCGGGTGGTCGCGGCGGGTCAGGCCGCCCAGGGGCCGGTGGTGCTGGTCGGCGCCGGCGACCCGACCCTGTCGGCGGCCCCACCCGGGGTGGAGACCTGGTACCGCGGTGCGGCGCGCATCAGTGACCTGGTCGAACAGGTGCACCGCAGCGGCATGACCCCGACGGCCGTGCAGGTGGACACCTCGGCGTTCAGCGGTCCCGGGTTGGCACCCGGCTGGGACCCGGCCGACATCGACAACGGCGACGTGGCGCCCATCGAGTCCGCGATGATCGACGCCGGACGGATCCAGCCCACCACCGTCAACTCCAGACGTTCCAAGACCCCGGCACTGGACGCCGGACGTCAGCTGGCCATCGCCCTGGGCCTCGACCCTGCGCAGGTGACGATCGGGTCGGCGCCGGCCGGCGCGCGCCAGCTCGCGGTGGTGCAATCGGCGCCGCTGATCCAGCGGCTTTCGCAGATGATGAACGCCTCGGACAACGTGATGGCCGAGTGCATCGGCCGTGAGGTGGCCGCCGCGATCAACCGGCCGCAGAGCTTCACCGGCGCGGTCGACGCCGTCACCAGCCGGCTGAACACCGCCCATGTCGACACCGGCGGCGCCGCCCTGGTTGACTCCAGCGGCTTGTCGGTCAACGACCGCTTGACCGCCCGGACCCTGGACGGGGTGATGCAGGCCGCCGCCGGACCGGATCAACCGTCGTTGCGGGCGCTGCTGGATCTGTTGCCGATCGCCGGCGGCAGCGGCACCCTCGGCGAACGCTTCCTGGACCGCTCCACCACTCAGGGCCCGGCCGGTTGGCTGCGGGCCAAGACCGGCTCTCTGACGGCGGTGAACTCGCTGGTGGGGGTGCTCAACGACGCCAGCGGGCGGGTCCTCACCTTCGCCTTCATCTCCAACGACGCCGGACCCAACGGCCGCAACGCGATGGATGCGCTGGCCACCAAGTTGTGGTTCTGCGGGTGCGCGACGTGA
- the hpt gene encoding hypoxanthine phosphoribosyltransferase, translated as MHVTAELYPGDIKSVLLTQEQIQGRITELGHQIGEDYRDLAATTGQDLLLITVLKGAVLFVTDLARAIPLPTQFEFMAVSSYGSSTSSSGVVRILKDLDRDIHDRDVLIVEDVVDSGLTLSWLLRNLTSRHPRSLRVCTLLRKPEAVGANVDITYVGFDIPNDFVVGYGLDYDERYRDLSYIGTLDPRVYQ; from the coding sequence GTGCACGTGACGGCGGAGCTGTACCCGGGGGACATCAAGTCGGTACTGCTCACCCAGGAGCAGATTCAGGGCCGCATCACCGAGCTCGGTCACCAGATCGGTGAGGACTACCGGGATCTGGCCGCCACGACCGGCCAGGACCTGTTGTTGATCACCGTCCTCAAGGGCGCGGTGCTTTTTGTGACGGATCTGGCCCGCGCAATTCCGCTGCCCACCCAGTTCGAGTTCATGGCCGTGAGCTCCTACGGCTCGTCGACATCCTCTTCGGGTGTGGTTCGCATCCTCAAGGACCTCGACCGGGATATTCACGACCGCGACGTGCTGATCGTGGAAGACGTCGTCGACTCCGGGCTGACCCTGTCCTGGTTGTTGCGCAACCTGACCAGCCGTCACCCGCGGTCGCTGCGGGTGTGCACGCTGTTGCGCAAGCCCGAGGCGGTGGGCGCCAACGTCGACATCACCTACGTGGGCTTCGACATCCCCAACGATTTCGTGGTCGGCTACGGCCTGGACTACGACGAGCGTTACCGCGACCTGTCCTACATCGGGACGCTGGATCCGCGGGTTTATCAGTAA
- a CDS encoding NAD-dependent epimerase/dehydratase family protein: protein MRALVTGAAGFIGSTLVDRLLADGHTVVGLDNFATGRATNLEHLADNPEHAFVEADIVTSDLDDILGEHKPEVVFHLAAQIDVRHSVANPQFDASVNVIGTIRLAEAAQRAGVRKVVHTSSGGSIYGVPPQYPTPETVPTDPFSPYAAGKVSGEIYLNTFRHLYDLDCSHIAPANVYGPRQDPHGEAGVVAIFAQALLEGRPTKVFGDGSNTRDYVFVDDVVDAFVKASGDAGGGQRFNVGTGIETSDRQLHTAVAAAVGGPDDPEFHPPRLGDLKRSCLDIGLAAEVLGWRPQVQLDEGVRRTVEYFRHHKHA, encoded by the coding sequence GTGCGAGCACTGGTCACCGGGGCAGCCGGTTTCATCGGGTCGACGCTAGTCGACCGTCTCCTGGCCGACGGGCACACGGTGGTCGGCCTGGACAACTTCGCCACCGGCCGGGCGACCAACCTCGAGCACCTGGCCGACAACCCCGAACACGCCTTCGTCGAGGCCGACATCGTGACGTCGGACCTGGACGACATCCTCGGCGAGCACAAGCCGGAGGTGGTGTTTCACCTGGCCGCCCAGATCGACGTCCGGCACTCGGTGGCCAACCCGCAGTTCGACGCCTCGGTCAATGTGATCGGCACCATCCGGCTGGCCGAAGCGGCCCAGCGTGCCGGAGTGCGCAAGGTGGTGCACACCTCGTCGGGCGGATCCATCTACGGCGTGCCGCCGCAGTACCCGACGCCCGAAACGGTGCCGACCGACCCGTTCTCGCCGTATGCCGCTGGGAAGGTGTCCGGGGAGATCTACCTGAACACCTTCCGGCACCTCTACGACCTGGACTGCTCGCACATCGCGCCCGCCAACGTCTACGGGCCGCGCCAGGACCCGCACGGTGAGGCCGGGGTGGTCGCGATCTTCGCCCAGGCCCTGTTGGAAGGCAGGCCGACCAAAGTCTTCGGCGACGGCTCCAACACGCGCGACTACGTGTTCGTCGACGATGTCGTGGACGCCTTCGTCAAGGCGTCCGGTGATGCCGGGGGCGGGCAGCGTTTCAACGTCGGCACCGGTATCGAGACTTCGGACCGTCAGCTGCACACCGCCGTCGCGGCCGCGGTCGGTGGCCCCGACGACCCGGAGTTCCACCCGCCGCGGCTGGGCGACCTGAAGCGGTCATGTCTCGACATCGGTTTGGCGGCAGAGGTTTTGGGCTGGCGGCCGCAGGTGCAACTGGACGAGGGTGTGCGCCGTACCGTGGAGTATTTCCGGCACCACAAGCACGCCTAG
- a CDS encoding PE family protein, which yields MSQLVVAPGLLTTATAGVAGIGSSLEAARLAAATPTTALASAAADEISEAVAALFSGFGQQYQALGAQTSALLQQFGQSIQAAAASYAAAEASNSSLLAGTGIDRVNNFIARQFAIYDFSDPRGWAALILDYTWGAPGTALGYGVQIVNEFTPNSNYDAALSAVAGAHVYRGGIGLTGYATTFGNVTSHLGYSPKAVDLMLNHEALHVWQNRLFGPFFSASYYAWTVGGTAVGTGYWLLHPEEDLSRLIMTAAYYDNPWETWAYRNDHAWPPPGATPALLWPS from the coding sequence ATGTCGCAGCTGGTCGTGGCGCCAGGGTTGCTGACGACGGCGACAGCGGGCGTCGCAGGTATCGGTTCGAGCCTCGAGGCAGCGCGGCTCGCCGCCGCTACGCCGACCACAGCGCTCGCTTCGGCGGCCGCTGACGAGATATCTGAGGCGGTGGCCGCACTCTTCTCGGGGTTCGGCCAGCAGTACCAGGCGCTGGGCGCGCAGACGAGCGCACTGCTGCAGCAGTTCGGACAGTCGATACAGGCGGCGGCAGCCTCCTATGCCGCCGCCGAGGCGTCGAACTCGTCGCTGTTGGCCGGCACCGGCATCGACCGGGTAAACAACTTCATCGCTCGCCAATTCGCGATCTACGACTTCAGCGACCCGCGCGGCTGGGCGGCACTGATTCTGGATTACACCTGGGGAGCACCGGGCACGGCGTTGGGGTACGGCGTGCAGATCGTCAACGAGTTCACGCCGAATTCCAATTACGACGCCGCGCTGAGCGCGGTCGCCGGTGCGCACGTTTACCGGGGCGGCATCGGACTCACCGGCTACGCCACCACGTTCGGCAACGTCACCAGCCATCTGGGCTACAGCCCGAAGGCGGTGGACCTCATGCTCAACCATGAGGCACTGCACGTCTGGCAGAACAGGTTGTTCGGCCCCTTCTTCTCGGCCAGCTACTACGCCTGGACGGTCGGTGGAACCGCCGTCGGAACCGGGTACTGGTTGTTGCACCCCGAAGAGGACTTGTCGCGACTGATCATGACGGCGGCCTACTACGACAATCCTTGGGAGACATGGGCTTACCGCAACGACCATGCCTGGCCGCCGCCCGGGGCGACCCCCGCGCTGCTCTGGCCCTCCTAG
- a CDS encoding PE family protein has translation MSLVYAEPDTLAGAAGELQAINASMRAGNSAAAGPTTAIAPAASDLVSLLTATQFANHANLYQQISAHAVAVQEQLATTLGLSAASYGITEGANAATIG, from the coding sequence ATGTCGCTCGTCTACGCAGAGCCCGACACACTGGCCGGTGCAGCGGGGGAGTTGCAGGCCATCAACGCGAGCATGCGCGCCGGCAATTCGGCTGCCGCGGGCCCGACCACTGCCATCGCTCCGGCCGCATCCGACCTGGTTTCGCTGCTGACCGCCACGCAGTTCGCCAATCACGCGAACCTCTACCAGCAGATCAGCGCTCACGCGGTGGCGGTTCAGGAGCAGTTGGCGACCACGCTGGGGTTGTCCGCCGCCTCTTACGGGATCACCGAAGGCGCCAACGCCGCCACCATCGGTTAG
- a CDS encoding zinc-dependent metalloprotease: protein MGNAVDWRFAATVGEKLARGGPVTSDYTRRQAMEELSRAAEQAEPPVREVTGLITADAVPPARIVDRREWIRAAAESMRAMTNGAEKPHSFVTGRLTGAQTGAVLAFVSSGILGQYDPFTSPDSGTLLLVYPNVIGVERQLKVDPSDFRLWVCLHEVTHRVQFTANPWIAGHMSSSLSLLTQEPTEDIREVAGRLAEFVRNRGRDESHPEGILGLVRAVQSEPQRQALDQLLVLGTLLEGHAEHVMDAVGPVVVPSVAAIRRKFDERRLRKQPPLQRLVRALLGFEAKLSQYTRGKAFVDHVVDRVGMKRFNAIWTGPETLPKPTEIEHPQRWIDRVL from the coding sequence ATGGGCAACGCCGTCGACTGGCGGTTCGCCGCCACGGTTGGGGAGAAGCTGGCCCGCGGGGGTCCGGTCACCTCCGATTACACCCGGCGACAGGCGATGGAGGAGTTGAGCCGGGCGGCCGAGCAGGCCGAGCCGCCGGTTCGCGAGGTCACCGGTCTGATCACCGCCGACGCGGTGCCGCCGGCCCGCATCGTGGACCGGCGGGAATGGATCCGGGCGGCCGCGGAGTCGATGCGTGCCATGACCAACGGTGCCGAGAAACCGCACAGCTTTGTCACCGGCCGTCTCACCGGCGCCCAGACGGGCGCCGTGCTGGCCTTCGTCTCGTCCGGCATTCTCGGGCAGTACGACCCGTTCACCAGCCCCGACTCCGGCACCCTGCTCCTGGTGTATCCCAATGTCATCGGCGTGGAGCGCCAACTGAAGGTCGACCCGTCGGATTTCCGGCTGTGGGTGTGCCTGCACGAAGTGACCCACCGCGTGCAGTTCACCGCCAACCCGTGGATTGCCGGCCACATGTCGAGTTCGCTGAGCCTGTTGACCCAGGAGCCCACCGAAGACATCCGCGAAGTGGCCGGCCGGCTCGCTGAGTTCGTCCGCAATCGGGGACGCGACGAGTCTCACCCGGAAGGGATCCTGGGCCTGGTGCGCGCCGTGCAGTCCGAGCCGCAACGCCAGGCCCTGGATCAACTGCTGGTCCTCGGCACCCTGCTGGAAGGCCACGCCGAACACGTGATGGACGCCGTCGGGCCGGTGGTGGTGCCGTCAGTGGCAGCGATCCGCCGCAAATTCGACGAACGTCGCCTGCGTAAGCAACCGCCGTTGCAGCGGCTGGTGCGGGCACTGCTGGGTTTCGAAGCCAAACTCAGTCAGTACACCCGCGGCAAGGCGTTCGTCGACCACGTGGTGGACCGGGTCGGGATGAAGCGGTTCAACGCAATCTGGACGGGTCCCGAGACGTTGCCCAAGCCCACCGAGATCGAACACCCGCAGCGATGGATCGACCGGGTGCTGTAG
- a CDS encoding DUF2304 domain-containing protein, whose product MNWIQVLLIGSIIALLVFLLRSRRSARARAWVKVGYVLFVLLGVYAVLRPDDTTLVAHWFGVRRGTDLMLYGLIMAFSFTTLSTYMRFKDLELRYARLARAIAIEGAQAPES is encoded by the coding sequence ATGAACTGGATCCAGGTGCTGCTGATCGGATCGATCATCGCTCTGTTGGTGTTCCTGCTGCGGTCACGGCGCAGCGCGCGGGCGCGGGCCTGGGTGAAGGTGGGCTATGTTCTGTTCGTGCTGCTCGGCGTCTACGCGGTGCTGCGACCGGACGACACCACGCTGGTGGCGCACTGGTTCGGCGTGCGGCGCGGCACCGACCTCATGCTCTACGGGCTGATCATGGCGTTCAGCTTCACCACGCTCAGCACCTACATGCGCTTCAAGGACCTGGAGTTGCGCTACGCCCGGCTGGCCCGTGCCATCGCGATCGAGGGAGCACAAGCACCCGAAAGCTAG
- the tilS gene encoding tRNA lysidine(34) synthetase TilS — translation MDRPGAVAQLRRAVSEFAQNYLEGTDPWCVALSGGPDSLALTVIAAGLRPTTALIVDHGLQADSALVAETARTQAISLGCQDAKVLRVQVGGPALKGGPEAAARAARYAALEDHRDGPVLLAHTLDDQAETVLLGLGRGSGARSMAGMRPYDPPWCRPLLGIRRAVTHGACAELGLTPWQDPHNTDRRFTRARLRSEVLPLLEDVLGGGVAKALARTATALREDTDLIDALAADALPVVSTGAGLDTAALAALPAPVRRRVIRGWLLAGGAIGLTDKQIRGVDTLVTAWRGQGGVAVGSRLRGQRLFAGRCDGVLTLRQQAI, via the coding sequence ATGGATCGACCGGGTGCTGTAGCCCAACTGCGCAGGGCGGTAAGCGAATTCGCGCAGAACTATCTCGAGGGCACCGATCCCTGGTGCGTGGCGCTGTCCGGCGGCCCGGATTCGTTGGCGCTGACCGTGATTGCGGCGGGACTGCGGCCCACCACCGCGTTGATCGTCGACCACGGCCTGCAGGCGGATTCCGCGCTGGTTGCCGAAACCGCACGCACACAGGCGATTTCGCTGGGCTGTCAGGATGCCAAGGTGCTGCGCGTACAGGTGGGCGGCCCCGCTCTCAAAGGCGGCCCGGAAGCCGCCGCCCGCGCCGCCCGGTACGCCGCGCTGGAGGACCACCGGGACGGGCCGGTGCTGTTGGCGCACACGCTCGACGACCAGGCCGAGACGGTGTTGCTGGGGCTCGGACGTGGTTCGGGTGCGCGGTCAATGGCCGGCATGCGCCCCTACGATCCGCCGTGGTGTCGGCCGCTGCTGGGGATACGGCGGGCGGTGACTCACGGCGCCTGCGCCGAACTCGGCCTGACCCCCTGGCAGGACCCGCACAACACGGATCGCCGGTTCACCCGGGCCAGGTTGCGCAGCGAAGTGCTGCCGCTGCTGGAGGACGTGCTGGGCGGCGGTGTCGCCAAGGCGCTGGCGCGCACCGCGACGGCGTTGCGCGAGGACACCGACCTGATCGACGCGCTCGCTGCCGACGCGCTGCCTGTCGTCTCGACCGGCGCCGGACTGGACACCGCGGCGCTGGCCGCGCTGCCTGCCCCGGTGCGCCGACGGGTGATCCGCGGCTGGCTGCTGGCCGGCGGCGCGATCGGATTGACCGACAAGCAGATCCGCGGGGTGGACACACTGGTCACCGCGTGGCGCGGCCAGGGCGGGGTCGCGGTGGGGTCCAGGCTGCGCGGTCAGCGCCTGTTCGCGGGCCGGTGCGACGGCGTACTTACGTTGCGCCAGCAGGCAATTTGA